Proteins encoded in a region of the Mercenaria mercenaria strain notata chromosome 1, MADL_Memer_1, whole genome shotgun sequence genome:
- the LOC123532302 gene encoding cholecystokinin receptor-like — MMDNLDDIKEHYTGAVVLLAFLMVIGFIGNLHVLFVYTFRLKPSNHGIYILFLSVQDVIACSLHIPEKIYVYNNFWTYGSEFICRFHVFSSTFILTAAAFTLLLIAADRYRKICCPLGWQIKRRIAKLLCITVLISACLCSWPHLVLNVPKTIELNNRTITVCGTVDGYRKYQQYHLIVMATIFLGSLCILTCLYVLILKSTAKYYSRVKLNTKGTEKYPKGISKTSEAQDEYESNEIMTLPEAGFMKLCDDGKPQDNFNFDPNAKEPKLSNCNDRPTCMEKCNVGSKRTSRSKKTTTVFILITVLYFISYFPYIAVQAFLVYGLLTPSLTSRIVVSIVNSFVFINSVVNCFIYSCFDRRFRHEIVVMYKTLWHMCKHEQTFRKSYS, encoded by the exons ATGATGGATAACTTGGATGATATAAAAGAGCATTATACTGGAGCTGTAGTTTTGCTAGCATTTCTTATGGTGATTGGATTCATTGGCAATCTTCATGTGCTTTTTGTGTACACATTTCGGCTTAAACCTTCCAATCACGGGATCTATATTCTTTTTCTGAGTGTTCAGGATGTCATTGCGTGCTCCCTTCATATCcctgaaaaaatatatgtatacaataaTTTTTGGACATATGGGAGTGAATTCATATGCAGATTCCATGTATTTTCCTCAACTTTTATTCTTACCGCAGCTGCTTTCACACTGCTTTTAATTGCTGCAGATAG GTATCGAAAAATATGTTGTCCGCTTGGATGGCAAATAAAAAGAAGAATCGCTAAATTGTTATGCATTACTGTTCTGATTTCCGCCTGTTTATGTTCATGGCCGCATTTAGTACTAAATGTACCAAAAACGATAGAATTGAATAATCGTACTATCACAGTTTGTGGCACCGTTGACGGATATAGGAAATATCAACAATATCATCTTATTGTAATGGCTACCATATTTCTTGGATCGTTATGCATCCTTACTTGTCTCTATGTGTTGATCCTTAAATCAACAGCGAAATATTACTCTAGGGTCAAGTTGAACACAAAAGGCACTGAGAAATATCCAAAAGGTATCAGTAAAACTTCCGAAGCACAAGATGAGTATGAATCTAATGAAATTATGACACTACCAGAAGCGGGATTTATGAAGCTATGCGACGATGGAAAACCGCAAGACAATTTTAATTTCGATCCAAATGCAAAGGAACCGAAATTGTCCAATTGTAATGACAGACCAACTTGTATGGAAAAATGTAATGTCGGTTCAAAAAGAACAAGCAGGTCAAAGAAAACCACAACTGTTTTCATCTTGATAACTGTGCTGTATTTTATTAGCTATTTTCCATATATAGCTGTACAAGCTTTTCTTGTTTATGGGCTGTTAACTCCCTCTTTGACATCCAGAATTGTGGTTAGTATAGTTAACTCTTTTGTATTTATCAACAGCGTGGTAAACTGTTTCATATACAGTTGTTTTGATCGTCGTTTCAGACATGAGATAGTGGTTATGTATAAAACACTATGGCACATGTGCAAACATGAACAAACATTTAGGAAGTCGTACTCGTAG